Proteins encoded together in one Lathyrus oleraceus cultivar Zhongwan6 chromosome 5, CAAS_Psat_ZW6_1.0, whole genome shotgun sequence window:
- the LOC127083522 gene encoding BEL1-like homeodomain protein 8, whose product MQDLVQVRSFRNGYYNHEEPVVVYSSSENPNFFTTLNPLEYQEQLGGSSEESSRLFMMQQHHHHHQLHQQQHYGSYANSLTDFHSPEQKHASDFENWRNNTVQHQVTDRFLNNATNSLPCVYGGDKQLGHVMHHTPTSSTLYQNHSLQDIVKSITSNSSDSHMTSLMHHNNAQEICVVNASELQHQPNQLEFGWKNQIDSNPQSLSLSLSSKAHVSRDCGKPLQDLVVGIMPNSKTTTSYGNVGPLGPFTGYATILKNSRFLKIAQNLLSEVCCPKFVSTCDVSETEDASKESHSCSSSSMFHVTKENSSDWGSRSGFGVSLRPDYQQNKAKLVYMQEEVSRRYKQYQHQMQMVFSSFESVAGLNSATPYITLALKLVSKHFKCLNNSISNQLKLIGEVMQNDSSIATTNNITHFADTDNVARVRCMDQSLQKNKVEKVITGFHDPQQQHVWRPQRGFPERAVAILRAWLFEHFLHPYPTDTDKHMLATKTGLSRNQVSNWFINARVRVWKPMVEEVHMLDKNTTTGTNDNSNRTEGTSGTEGGSCNQPKMDKTVNGFFMHSIPENQIQDMEFGSSIDRNADESALNEAEQWREEKRSKLDCEMSSRMDGTLMDFLPYRHSGHDVGGSLGSVSLTLGLRHGVEGVQHQEVQFRHHHHLGGQFVG is encoded by the exons ATGCAGGATCTTGTTCAAGTTAGAAGCTTTAGAAATGGTTATTATAACCATGAGGAGCCTGTTGTTGTTTATTCATCATCAGAAAACCCTAACTTCTTTACTACTTTGAATCCTTTGGAGTATCAGGAGCAACTAGGTGGAAGTTCAGAAGAATCAAGTAGGTTATTCATGATGCAAcagcatcatcatcatcatcaacttCATCAACAGCAGCACTATGGCTCATATGCTAATTCTTTGACTGATTTTCATTCTCCTGAACAAAAGCATGCGAGTGATTTTGAAAATTGGAGAAACAATACTGTTCAACATCAAGTCACTGATAGGTTTTTAAATAATGCAACAAATTCTCTTCCATGTGTTTATGGCGGTGATAAGCAACTAGGTCATGTCATGCATCATACTCCTACTTCTTCAACACTATATCAGAATCATTCTTTGCAAGATATTGTCAAGTCTATCACTTCTAATAGTTCAGATTCTCACATGACATCACTCATGCATCATAACAATGCTCAAGAGATTTGTGTAGTTAATGCTTCTGAACTTCAACACCAACCAAATCAGTTAGAGTTCGGATGGAAAAATCAAATAGATTCAAATCCACAAAGCTTATCTTTATCACTTTCATCTAAGGCTCATGTTTCTAGAGATTGTGGAAAACCACTTCAAGATTTGGTGGTTGGAATAATGCCTAACTCAAAGACTACTACTAGTTATGGAAATGTGGGTCCACTTGGTCCTTTCACTGGTTATGCTACTATTCTCAAGAATTCAAGATTCTTAAAGATTGCTCAAAATTTGTTGTCTGAGGTTTGCTGTCCAAAATTTGTGTCAACATGTGATGTTTCAGAGACTGAGGATGCTTCTAAAGAAAGTCATTCATGTTCTTCCTCATCTATGTTTCATGTTACAAAAGAAAATAGTTCTGATTGGGGATCCAGAAGTGGTTTTGGTGTTTCTTTGCGGCCAGATTATCAACAAAATAAAGCAAAACTTGTGTACATGCAAGAAGAG GTCAGCAGGAGATACAAGCAGTACCAACACCAAATGCAAATGGTATTTTCTTCTTTTGAATCAGTAGCGGGTCTTAATTCAGCTACTCCTTACATCACCTTGGCTTTGAAGTTAGTATCGAAACACTTCAAGTGCCTAAACAATTCTATTTCAAATCAGCTCAAACTTATTGGTGAAGTCATGCAGAATGATTCTTCCATAGCCACCACAAACAATATTACTCACTTTGCTGACACTGATAATGTGGCAAGGGTAAGGTGCATGGACCAAAGCCTACAAAAGAACAAAGTTGAGAAGGTTATAACAGGTTTTCATGATCCACAACAACAGCATGTTTGGAGGCCTCAAAGAGGCTTCCCCGAGCGTGCGGTCGCGATTCTTAGAGCTTGGTTGTTTGAACACTTTCTTCACCC TTATCCTACAGACACTGATAAACACATGTTGGCTACTAAGACAGGTCTTTCAAGAAACCAG GTATCAAATTGGTTTATCAATGCTCGAGTTCGAGTGTGGAAGCCTATGGTTGAGGAAGTACACATGCTTGACAAAAATACAACAACAGGTACGAATGATAACTCCAACCGAACTGAAGGAACTTCCGGCACTGAAGGTGGCTCATGCAACCAACCTAAAATGGATAAGACAGTTAACGGGTTTTTCATGCATTCAATACCTGAAAACCAAATTCAGGATATGGAGTTTGGTTCATCGATAGATAGAAATGCAGATgaaagtgcattaaatgaagCAGAACAATGGAGAGAAGAGAAGCGATCAAAATTGGACTGTGAAATGAGTTCAAGAATGGATGGAACACTGATGGATTTTTTGCCATATAGACATAGTGGACATGATGTTGGAGGATCACTTGGGTCTGTTTCATTGACATTAGGTCTTAGGCATGGTGTTGAAGGTGTTCAACACCAAGAGGTTCAATTTAGACATCATCATCACCTTGGAGGGCAATTTGTAGGATGA